The proteins below are encoded in one region of Paenarthrobacter ilicis:
- a CDS encoding IclR family transcriptional regulator, with product MEVSPEASSLAQGLRLVRLVTDREKQGRQLLGVSQLAAELDMEQSRVSRLAQELCDLGLLERVDRGPFRAGPGFFSLAASLNVGWVQESRAELEELVSSLGLRSRLSVRQGVRVLLLRSSTNNSVLGGFAKPGMVTPVWCTGAGRALLWDHTPEDLESLLHGVNFIGTGGPAAAHSAAEVMDLMVRDKPGGVVVAAEEFEHDVWELAVPVRSADGKILGALSVLGSRSQVENGTPEIAPVLHSAAQRLGRTPQA from the coding sequence GTGGAGGTGTCTCCGGAAGCTTCGTCTTTGGCGCAAGGCCTGCGCCTGGTCCGGCTGGTTACTGACCGCGAAAAACAGGGCCGCCAGCTGCTGGGAGTCTCCCAGCTGGCCGCCGAGCTGGACATGGAGCAGAGCCGCGTCTCACGCCTGGCGCAGGAACTGTGTGACTTGGGATTGCTGGAAAGGGTGGACCGCGGCCCCTTCCGCGCAGGACCGGGTTTCTTCAGCCTGGCCGCCTCCCTCAACGTTGGCTGGGTCCAGGAATCCCGGGCAGAGCTAGAAGAGCTGGTCTCAAGCCTGGGCCTGAGGTCCCGGCTCTCCGTGCGGCAGGGTGTCCGTGTCCTTTTGCTGCGGTCCTCAACAAATAACTCAGTGCTGGGTGGCTTTGCGAAGCCCGGCATGGTCACGCCTGTATGGTGCACGGGAGCCGGGCGGGCCCTGCTTTGGGACCACACCCCCGAGGACCTTGAATCCTTGCTCCATGGCGTGAACTTTATTGGCACCGGTGGTCCCGCTGCGGCGCATTCCGCGGCGGAAGTCATGGATCTGATGGTGCGGGACAAGCCCGGCGGAGTTGTTGTTGCCGCGGAGGAGTTTGAGCACGATGTGTGGGAACTGGCTGTCCCTGTCCGCTCGGCAGACGGGAAGATCCTGGGAGCCCTCAGCGTGCTGGGGAGCCGATCACAGGTGGAAAACGGCACTCCGGAGATCGCCCCGGTTCTTCATTCGGCCGCGCAACGACTGGGCAGGACGCCCCAGGCCTAA